One window from the genome of Halictus rubicundus isolate RS-2024b chromosome 7, iyHalRubi1_principal, whole genome shotgun sequence encodes:
- the LOC143355864 gene encoding uncharacterized protein LOC143355864, producing the protein MDVMLQEHGARHIYKVPEGLRELCADISREVLRAQPENLYGFIAEYVDTLLITRENTKVAVKVVNNILLGSQAILSILYRSGFTLEQIAVAAPRMQRAFREYLDAVDTQPEQICEDKTCDERSKVSIRSILEATGSTREDADRAATVIQAAFRGHYQRMISSEVQGKVQWQRAVANTLEILRKAGATQAEISKAAKHIKFAYRGYYIRRNQRMDAPETEEELKKDMRILEPAEAIQAVAWMEMMYNDSGLTMEKANEAAMVIQVTSFIDISTVTINLTEKQKIILILAR; encoded by the exons ATGGATGTGATGCTTCAGGAGCACGGCGCCAGGCATATATACAAGGTGCCGGAAGGATTACGGGAATTGTGCGCTGACATTTCGCGCGAG GTGCTCAGAGCGCAACCAGAGAACTTGTACGGTTTCATCGCCGAATACGTGGACACGCTTCTGATCACGCGGGAGAACACAAAAG TTGCGGTGAAAGTCGTGAACAACATTTTGCTCGGAAGCCAAGCGATCCTTTCTATACTATACCGATCCGGCTTTACTTTGGAACAAATCGCCGTCGCGGCACCGCGGATGCAA AGAGCGTTTCGGGAGTACTTGGACGCGGTTGACACGCAACCGGAACAGATATGCGAAG ATAAGACTTGCGACGAGAGGTCCAAGGTTTCCATACGAAGCATTTTGGAAGCAACTGGATCAACGCGAGAGGATGCTGATCGCGCTGCTACAGTGATACAA GCAGCATTCCGCGGCCACTACCAGAGGATGATTTCGAGCGAGGTACAGGGAAAAGTTCAATGGCAAAGAGCTGTGGCGAACACATTGGAAATCCTACGAAAAGCTGGCGCTACGCAGGCGGAAATTTCGAAAGCTGCGAAACACATAAAA TTCGCCTACCGCGGCTATTACATTAGAAGAAATCAGAGGATGGACGCCC CGGAAACGGAAGAAGAGCTCAAGAAGGATATGCGTATACTAGAGCCCGCGGAAGCCATTCAAGCTGTCGCTTGGATGGAAATGATGTACAATGACTCTGGCTTGACGATGGAGAAGGCGAACGAAGCTGCCATGGTTATTCAAGTAACGTCCTTTATTGATATATCTACGGTAACGATCAATTTGACCGAAAAGcaaaaaataattcttattcTCGCACGCTAA
- the LOC143355639 gene encoding uncharacterized protein LOC143355639 — translation MSQVCPSSSHQLVAAAIAFQRARRRFPKNYGLYGNFEDTTKFDKAESVAENEETHEPANASFASRKCSSSRPSRADTKAVWSDEYGESGSIKENLLEKPIICSCCRKRNEAAKANEPANASKTTDQCSAGDALDIVPSKEYNEISKKGDPSKSEQLDNSDVKMMKSFITESRNSSRCRTSYSHSRRRSPKETSAKLDSVNLLYDEGYDRVDNVKGTSSPEKRKCNMEEHCCGGASCRSDRRDSRLKLNLFGPCKDNAHSTIHRACNQHCAKHSNVDLSRPRRDFCRIQNRCCFGQNCCRHCNGEDCRSCSTKEKPRLASDTCLCSSNSIGQGRSCRSRVACESIRCRDFHSKDPEKISTVQEQNDEEYDDCVAKIDHKDSLCILVEKYKAKASKKCKHRKYGGENDFSDDRAKDDCDKSFASDASGQTDENANPRNRERYLNSDSHRFQENRPSTGKPCRAGCVPIFREGDCNQLKNLKSRLVKTGTCCSAKGTPWRHTF, via the exons ATGTCTCAGGTTTGTCCGTCCTCGTCGCATCAGCTGGTCGCAGCCGCCATTGCTTTCCAACGCGCCCGCCGCAGGTTTCCCAAGAATTATGGGCTTTACGGTAATTTCGAGGACACGACGAAATTCGACAAG GCCGAAAGCGTGGCAGAGAACGAGGAGACACACGAGCCGGCGAACGCGTCGTTTGCTTCAAGAAAATGCTCGAGCTCGAGACCAAGCCGCGCGGACACTAAAGCAGTCTGGAGCGACGAGTACGGCGAAAGTGGCTCAATCAAGGAAAACTTACTCGAGAAACCAATAATCTGCAGTTGCTGTCGTAAACGCAACGAGGCTGCAAAAGCTAACGAACCGGCGAACGCTTCGAAGACAACGGACCAATGTAGCGCGGGGGATGCGCTTGATATCGTTCCAAGCAAAGAGTACAACGAGATATCAAAGAAAGGCGATCCCTCGAAATCGGAACAATTGGACAA CTCTGACGTAAAAATGATGAAAAGTTTCATAACGGAGTCCAGAAATTCTAGCCGTTGCCGCACTTCGTATTCCCATTCACGAAGACGAAGCCCGAAAGAAACTTCGGCCAAATTGGATTCCGTTAATCTTCTATACGACGAAGGCTACGATCGGGTAGACAACGTTAAAGGCACCAGCTCGCCGGAGAAACGGA AGTGCAACATGGAGGAACACTGCTGCGGAGGTGCCAGCTGCAGGTCCGATCGCCGGGACTCCCGTTTGAAGTTGAATCTTTTTGGACCGTGCAAGGACAACGCGCACTCCACCATCCATCGGGCTTGCAATCAGCATTGCGCGAAACATTCTAACGTCGACCTGTCGCGGCCACGTCGAGACTTTTGTCGGATTCAGAATCGATGCTGTTTCGGTCAGAACTGTTGTCGTCATTGCAACGGAGAAGATTGCCGCAG TTGTTCGACGAAGGAGaagcctcgcctcgcctcagaCACCTGTCTCTGTTCGTCGAACTCGATCGGCCAAGGAAGATCCTGCAGAAGTCGCGTCGCATGCGAGTCGATCCGTTGTCGCGATTTTCATTCGAAGGATCCAGAGAAGATATCGACCGTTCAGGAGCAGAACGACGAGGAGTACGACGATTGCGTGGCCAAGATCGATCACAAGGATTCCTTGTGCATCCTGGTGGAAAAGTACAAGGCCAAGGCCAGCAAGAAGTGCAAACACAGGAAGTACGGGGGTGAAAACGATTTCTCGGACGATCGGGCCAAGGACGACTGCGACAAATCGTTCGCCTCCGACGCCAGCGGCCAAACGGATGAGAACGCGAATCCGAGAAACAGGGAGAGATACTTGAACAGCGATAGTCATCGGTTTCAAGAGAATCGCCCGTCGACGGGGAAACCGTGCCGAGCCGGTTGCGTACCGATTTTCCGGGAGGGGGACTGCAACCAGCTAAAAAATCTCAAGTCTCGCTTAGTAAAAACCGGAACATGCTGTTCGGCGAAGGGCACACCGTGGCGGCACACGTTTTAG